A genomic segment from Colletotrichum higginsianum IMI 349063 chromosome 5, whole genome shotgun sequence encodes:
- a CDS encoding Thioesterase yields MAASRVLRDLSARRASRPPASFSSATVRPFSSTAQSRLKALKNPPPSPAPYTSQFPPAANAADAALANLSHLTPAQITALLSTPPKPPPPPPGGVPQPDGQQPPRSRLSRSLWALAFFVLGYKLTADEIATWRFAYPFMHPPVETKDPDEIAMYREHATYDALEDYPILQSMVPQVNEAGTRATPTDWEQWQPYEDFSAETLSKHLCGGTLNNPNALGLVHLVFRNRLTGEIILAIMFGDGTSGWPSIVHGGMLSTIMDEAMARLAALNFSANTAVTARLSMDFKIPVSPRMLYIVRVNKVLPEYQKQGSDEDKTDRKMWIVGRMEDPDGATVLEAKGLFVVPKGGHMQPLGKHF; encoded by the coding sequence ATGGCGGCCAGCCGCGTCCTGCGGGACCTCTCTGCCCGCCGCGCATCGCGACCTCCcgcttccttctcctcggcgaccgtCCGCCCCTTCTCATCGACGGCCCAGTCCCGCCTCAAGGCCCTGAAGAACCCCCCACCCTCGCCCGCACCCTACACCTCGCAGTTCCCCCCCGCGGCGAACGCGGCGGACGCGGCACTCGCGAACCTCTCCCACCTCACCCCCGCCCAAATCACGGCTCTCCTCTCGACACCACCAaaaccgccgccgccgccaccgggCGGTGTCCCCCAGCCCGACGGCCAACAACCTCCGCGCTCCCGCCTCTCCCGCTCCCTATGggccctcgccttcttcgtcctcggctaCAAGctcaccgccgacgagatcgCGACCTGGCGCTTCGCCTACCCCTTCATGCACCCGCCCGTCGAGACCAAGGACCCGGACGAGATCGCCATGTACCGCGAGCACGCCACCTACGACGCCCTCGAAGACTACCCGATCCTGCAGTCCATGGTGCCCCAGGTCAACGAGGCCGGCACCCGCGCCACCCCCACCGACTGGGAGCAATGGCAGCCCTACGAGGActtctcggccgagacgCTGTCCAAGCACCTCTGCGGCGGCACCCTCAACAACCCCAACGCCCTGggcctcgtccacctcgtcTTTCGCAACCGCCTGACCGGCGAgatcatcctcgccatcatgttcggcgacggcacctCGGGCTGGCCGTCCATCGTGCACGGCGGCATGCTCTCGACCATCATGGACGAGGCCATggcccgcctcgccgccctcaacTTCTCCGCCAACACGGCCGTCACCGCCCGCCTATCCATGGACTTCAAGATCCCCGTCTCGCCCCGCATGCTGTACATCGTCCGCGTCAACAAGGTCTTGCCCGAGTATCAGAAGCAGGGctcggacgaggacaagACGGACCGCAAGATGTGGATCGTCGGCCGTATGGAGGACCCGGATGGCGCcaccgtcctcgaggccaaggggCTGTTCGTCGTACCCAAGGGGGGTCACATGCAGCCTTTGGGGAAGCACTTTTGA